AATTAACACCTCTTTTACGGCAGTAGCAAGTTGTTGCCCAAATTGCAACATGCTCTTTTCATCTGGAAAATAATATGTCATGGCTTAAAGTTTAATAAAATGTTCGCGATAGAATTTTAATTCATTGATGGATTCCCGAATATCATCAAGCGCCAAATGCGTATTACGCTTTTTGAATTGTGTCAGTATTTCAGGCTTCCAACGATTTGCTAACTCTTTTAATGTACTAACATCTAAATGGCGATAGTGGAAATAATCCGCTAAATCCGGCATATATTTGTAAAGAAAACGCTTATCTTGCGGAACGCTATTACCACAAATCGGAGACGCACCTTTAGGCACCCAGCGTTTAAGAAAATCAATGGTTTGAAGCTCTGCGGCTCTTTCCGTGAGTTTGCTGTTTTTCACACGTTCAATCAGCCCATTTTCGGTATGAGTTTTCACACACCAATCGCTCATTTTCGCTAAGAGTTCATCCGACTGTTTGATCGCTAACACCGGACCTTCTGCTAAAATATTAAGATCTTTATCGGTGACAATTGTCGCGATTTCAATAATTCTTTCTTTTTCCGGATCTAATCCCGTCATTTCAAGATCAATCCAGATAAGGTTTTGTTTATCTTGAGACATTAGTTTTCCTTATTTGATTTTAATGCCAATGCATTTAACACACATAGCGGAACAAAGTGTGAAATATCGCCATGGTGTTTATAAATTTCTCTGACCATTGTCGATGAGATATAACGTAGCTCAACAGCAGGTGGAAAAAAAATCGTTTCCAAATGTTCATGAGCCAATTTGTGATTTAATTGTGCTAACTGAATTTCATATTCTAAATCATCACTACCACGAATACCGCGAATTAATGCTTGTGCTTGATGTTCTAAAGCAAAATCT
This genomic window from Actinobacillus porcitonsillarum contains:
- the orn gene encoding oligoribonuclease, with the protein product MSQDKQNLIWIDLEMTGLDPEKERIIEIATIVTDKDLNILAEGPVLAIKQSDELLAKMSDWCVKTHTENGLIERVKNSKLTERAAELQTIDFLKRWVPKGASPICGNSVPQDKRFLYKYMPDLADYFHYRHLDVSTLKELANRWKPEILTQFKKRNTHLALDDIRESINELKFYREHFIKL
- the coaD gene encoding pantetheine-phosphate adenylyltransferase translates to MNRKVIYAGTFDPITKGHLDIIQRAASLFDQVIVAVAKNPSKQPLFSLEERTALVSESCLHLSNVQAVGFSGLLADFALEHQAQALIRGIRGSDDLEYEIQLAQLNHKLAHEHLETIFFPPAVELRYISSTMVREIYKHHGDISHFVPLCVLNALALKSNKEN